The Anabrus simplex isolate iqAnaSimp1 chromosome 1, ASM4041472v1, whole genome shotgun sequence genome window below encodes:
- the LOC136861163 gene encoding atlastin-like: MIGRPVPVVISKEDHTFELDEIALKKVLMRTDVKDTNIVVISVAGAFRKGKSFLLDFFLRYLNSDGSPDWMGDDCSPLEGFSWRGGSERDTTGILLWSEAFLRKLPNGEYVSVLLMDTQGAFDSESTVRDCATVFALSTLLSSVQIFNLLHNIQEDDLQHLQLFTEYGRMALESCSSKPFQKLLFLVRDWSFPYEAEYGAKGGGLILNRRLKISDKQHPELQALREHIRACFSNIACFLMPHPGLKVATNPDFNGKLSDIECDFKDYLKILVPLLLAPENLVVKEICGQKVRGMELLQYFKSYMDIYKSDEIPEPKSILVATAEGNNLAALAAAKYLYKSQMEKICGGAQPYVNTEQMDAEHNRSKNNAIQAFSNKRKMGGEEFAQKYLEELVNDIEEMYSHFLTYNESKNIFRSVQTPFVLIFMTFVLYFLSDVFSFLGISSLGHLCSVLISVGVVCIIVWLYCRYSGEMRELGVQIDELSDYLWKNLMKPVYQTCLQTGVKYTVQKAPLTAVEDITEKCGKIKTS, translated from the coding sequence ATGATTGGACGTCCTGTACCTGTCGTTATTTCCAAGGAAGACCATACGTTTGAACTGGATGAGATAGCTCTCAAGAAGGTCCTAATGCGGACCGATGTCAAGGATACAAATATAGTGGTAATTTCTGTTGCAGGAGCATTCCGCAAAGGCAAGTCATTTCTTCTTGACTTTTTCCTTCGGTACTTGAACTCAGATGGCAGTCCCGATTGGATGGGTGATGACTGTTCACCTTTGGAAGGGTTTTCATGGCGAGGTGGCTCAGAGCGGGACACTACTGGTATTCTTCTTTGGTCTGAAGCTTTTTTGAGAAAGCTTCCTAATGGCGAATATGTCTCAGTGTTGTTGATGGATACTCAGGGTGCATTTGATAGCGAGAGCACTGTTCGAGATTGTGCCACTGTATTTGCTCTCAGCACATTATTGAGTTCCGTCCAAATTTTCAATCTTTTACACAATATTCAAGAGGATGACCTGCAACATCTACAACTCTTTACGGAGTATGGACGCATGGCGTTGGAAAGTTGTTCTTCCAAACCATTCCAGAAGTTACTGTTTCTAGTTAGAGACTGGAGTTTTCCGTATGAAGCTGAGTACGGTGCCAAAGGAGGTGGCCTTATCCTAAACAGACGATTGAAAATAAGTGACAAACAACATCCAGAATTGCAGGCTTTGAGGGAACACATTAGAGCCTGCTTCAGCAACATTGCATGTTTTTTAATGCCACATCCAGGTTTGAAAGTGGCTACTAATCCCGACTTCAATGGAAAACTGTCTGACATTGAGTGTGATTTCAAGGATTACTTAAAAATACTTGTTCCGTTGTTACTAGCTCCAGAGAACCTTGTTGTAAAGGAAATTTGTGGTCAGAAAGTGCGTGGCATGGAATTGTTGCAGTATTTCAAATCCTATATGGATATATATAAAAGTGACGAAATACCTGAACCGAAGTCCATTCTTGTTGCTACTGCAGAAGGAAACAACTTAGCTGCACTTGCTGCTGCTAAATATTTATATAAAAGTCAAATGGAAAAGATATGTGGAGGGGCACAACCTTACGTGAATACAGAGCAGATGGATGCCGAGCATAATCGCTCCAAGAACAATGCTATTCAAGCCTTTAGTAACAAACGTAAGATGGGTGGCGAAGAATTCGCTCAGAAATACTTAGAAGAGTTAGTTAATGATATAGAAGAAATGTACAGTCATTTCTTAACGTATAACGAGAGTAAAAATATCTTTAGATCTGTACAGACaccatttgttttaattttcatgACTTTCGTACTTTATTTTTTGTCCGACGTATTTAGTTTTCTTGGAATATCCTCATTAGGCCATCTCTGCAGTGTGTTGATTAGTGTAGGTGTTGTTTGTATAATCGTATGGCTGTACTGCCGATACAGTGGTGAAATGAGGGAGTTAGGAGTGCAGATAGATGAACTATCAGATTATTTATGGAAAAATCTGATGAAGCCGGTGTATCAGACATGTCTTCAAACAGGTGTCAAATACACTGTCCAGAAAGCACCATTAACAGCTGTGGAAGATATTACTGAGAAATGTGGAAAAATTAAGACTTCTTAA